The following are encoded together in the Methylorubrum sp. B1-46 genome:
- a CDS encoding YqaE/Pmp3 family membrane protein: MSTLIKILIAFFLPPISVLMTNGIGIQFLFNILLCLLFYLPGSIHALYLLLRDR, from the coding sequence TTGTCGACCCTCATCAAGATCCTGATCGCGTTCTTCCTGCCGCCGATCTCGGTGCTGATGACGAACGGGATCGGGATCCAGTTCCTGTTCAACATCCTGCTCTGCCTGCTGTTCTACCTGCCGGGCTCGATCCACGCGCTCTACCTGCTGCTGCGCGACCGCTGA
- a CDS encoding DMT family transporter, with the protein MLRVLLPSLLALSAGISIVIQQGLNTRLRTDLGSAAWAGFASYAVGLACMVLLILALRDPLPAASAAARVPWWGWSGGLFGALFIGLAIVLVPQLGAATFIALLVAGQMLASVAFDHFGWMGLAQRPIDGPRLIGVALLVAGVILIRR; encoded by the coding sequence ATGCTCAGAGTTCTGCTGCCCTCTCTCCTCGCGCTGAGCGCCGGCATCAGCATCGTGATCCAGCAGGGGCTCAATACGCGCCTGCGCACGGATCTCGGATCGGCGGCCTGGGCCGGTTTCGCGAGCTACGCCGTCGGCCTCGCCTGCATGGTGCTGCTCATCCTGGCCCTGCGCGATCCCCTGCCCGCGGCCAGTGCGGCGGCGCGGGTGCCGTGGTGGGGCTGGAGCGGCGGACTGTTCGGCGCGCTCTTCATCGGGCTTGCCATCGTCCTCGTGCCGCAGCTCGGCGCCGCGACCTTCATCGCGCTGCTCGTGGCCGGGCAGATGCTCGCCTCGGTCGCCTTCGATCATTTCGGCTGGATGGGTCTCGCCCAGCGCCCCATTGACGGCCCGCGCCTGATCGGTGTCGCCCTGCTGGTCGCCGGCGTGATCCTGATCCGGCGCTGA